TCATCGGCCAGAATGGCGCCTTTGGAAAGTGGAGAATGAAATGAAAACAGGGCGGCTTCCACCTGATGTGGATTTAGATCAACCTGGGCATCAAGAAGGGATGTTGCCAGTTTTTGCAGATTATCAGACGAATTGCGTTTCGTCAGTTCATACGCATAATATTTCGCATGGTATGGGGTCAGTTTCATTATGTATTCATTTTGCAATCATCATTGATCAAAAAATGCATTCAAACTGTGTTTTCAAAAACAGGTTTATTGAGATAGTTGATCGTTTTGAATACCCGTGCAGTCTTTAGTACGTCGCGGATCTTTCCATACTAAGCTATTGTTATTAGATGATTTAAACTTAAATTTTAGTGAAAATCAAGACATTACTATTGCTCTATGCGCAATGCTTAGAGATCATTGCTCATGGCTCACAATAAAACTATAGGATTTAGGAACCAAAAGGCTTTTCAGACAGTAAAACAGGGTATTTCACACCATAACGATATCATTATATCATCTGACTCAAATCGACCTATTGCATTTGAATTTATTGTCTGCACAACCGTCAAAAGAACAAAATTCCTGTAATAATTCTAATAAAAACATAGAATACTGCATTTTAATAACCACCCATACATTTCCCTTCACGAGGCACACCGTTTTTCATTTGCGTGCTGTTCCCTTTCGTCTTCAGGACTAGCAAGGCAACCATATTGCAGTACATTCGAAGTATTTCCTGTACCGTCCCCTGTTTTCTGCCCAGAATACTTCTCTCGTGTTGAATAAGGACTTTCTTTGCATCGTATCAGCGCATTAATCTGCGGGTTGTTAATACTCCGCTTCAAATGATTTTCCCCTATATGGGCGTAAATTTCAGTCGTCTTTACACTCGCATGTCCCAGATGATCTCTGATATTCTCAATCGGTTCTCCTGCCATACGCATGTACGAGGCAAAGGTGTGCCTGAGCTCCTTAAATACGACACCACGAATCCCCAGCCGGGATATTAACCGTTTAAACCTCTGTCCCGCCGCACGGATAGTTAATGGCTTTCCATACTCATTACTGAAGATATATTCATCTTCCTTCCGTGCATCGTACAGAGGCCTGATGATCTCCAGCGCCGCATCGTTCAGGTGGAATA
Above is a genomic segment from Candidatus Brocadiaceae bacterium containing:
- a CDS encoding tyrosine-type recombinase/integrase — protein: MEQGHYVVTKDKTERTNPVQKIFHLNDAALEIIRPLYDARKEDEYIFSNEYGKPLTIRAAGQRFKRLISRLGIRGVVFKELRHTFASYMRMAGEPIENIRDHLGHASVKTTEIYAHIGENHLKRSINNPQINALIRCKESPYSTREKYSGQKTGDGTGNTSNVLQYGCLASPEDEREQHANEKRCAS